The proteins below are encoded in one region of Candidatus Ozemobacteraceae bacterium:
- a CDS encoding tetratricopeptide repeat protein, with the protein MNAMSLRSAFRTFVPAALVLLSSCGLFPAAAAAALFLQGEDVIGPDGIVVCVNEFRRTPFTGGLGTGAKQDKVEIQLTFVNTGTRSFAVDPLKDYTLRMSGTYSPAAMENPDCLARPFDMSPGTQSRGTLCFTVDAADVAAPRLVMKNEQVSELAVLCDPDLGKLMEQSASSLPPIDGTVKLVKFLIEAERLEAARSLIEKAVVAFPGEPRISLLQAMVRRRLGDTEGAGDAIARIGDTSRLEKEDALELARQAFELSQYGLAQKMLEPYAERGSLGNKDLLFLARCWYFDRQYDRADRLLTDLYARGFQDSTLFFTLGNIREKREDWRGALKWWEKAIELDPKYYEAEFNIGVAWYKLDERTQAIDHWRRVLILDPDPETREAAEDAIRSLE; encoded by the coding sequence ATGAACGCCATGTCGTTACGATCGGCTTTTCGAACCTTTGTCCCGGCTGCCCTCGTACTCCTGAGCTCGTGCGGCCTCTTTCCCGCCGCCGCTGCGGCCGCCCTGTTCCTGCAGGGTGAAGACGTCATCGGCCCCGACGGGATCGTCGTCTGCGTGAACGAGTTTCGGCGTACGCCGTTCACCGGCGGCCTCGGTACCGGGGCGAAGCAGGACAAGGTCGAAATCCAGCTTACCTTCGTGAACACCGGAACCCGTTCGTTTGCGGTCGATCCGCTCAAGGACTATACCCTGAGGATGAGCGGAACCTATTCCCCCGCCGCCATGGAAAATCCCGACTGTCTCGCCAGGCCGTTCGATATGAGCCCGGGAACGCAGAGCCGCGGAACGTTGTGTTTCACGGTCGATGCCGCCGACGTCGCCGCTCCCCGTCTTGTGATGAAAAACGAACAAGTTTCCGAGCTCGCCGTTCTGTGCGACCCGGATCTCGGCAAACTGATGGAACAGAGCGCGTCGTCTCTTCCGCCCATCGACGGGACCGTGAAGCTCGTGAAATTCCTGATCGAGGCCGAGCGGCTCGAAGCCGCGCGAAGCCTCATCGAGAAGGCGGTCGTCGCCTTCCCGGGCGAACCGAGAATCTCCCTCCTGCAGGCGATGGTCAGGCGCCGCCTTGGCGATACGGAGGGGGCCGGCGACGCGATCGCCCGAATAGGCGATACGTCGCGGCTCGAGAAGGAAGACGCGCTGGAACTCGCCCGCCAGGCCTTCGAACTCTCGCAATACGGCCTGGCGCAGAAGATGCTCGAACCGTATGCCGAGCGCGGCAGTCTCGGCAACAAGGACCTGCTGTTCCTTGCCAGGTGTTGGTATTTCGACCGCCAGTACGATCGGGCCGACAGGCTTCTCACCGATCTTTACGCGCGTGGATTCCAGGACAGCACGCTTTTCTTCACCCTCGGCAACATCCGGGAGAAACGCGAAGACTGGCGCGGCGCCCTGAAATGGTGGGAAAAGGCGATCGAGCTCGACCCGAAGTATTACGAGGCCGAATTCAATATCGGCGTCGCCTGGTACAAGCTCGACGAGCGCACGCAGGCGATCGACCACTGGCGCCGCGTCCTGATCCTCGATCCCGACCCTGAAACGCGCGAGGCGGCGGAAGACGCCATCAGAAGTCTCGAATAA
- a CDS encoding HD domain-containing phosphohydrolase encodes MAIYILNLALAVACTWLAWRYFDLQERLQMQQIPDLTFLAGISGIIDSVEGYAEPHATDMAREARAIARHLKLDERTIASLHIACLLHDCGMANIPREIVKQPRALNADEWFLVKTHPLLGELALRRHVPVTEDVPSIIRWHHEKWDGSGYPDHLVGDEIPLAARILAVVDAAASMKVARSYRKALNPEQIRVELGIQSGLHFDPVVVRAREAVCSAASSAPEGRP; translated from the coding sequence ATGGCGATCTACATCCTCAATCTCGCCCTCGCCGTCGCATGCACCTGGCTTGCGTGGCGGTATTTCGATCTGCAGGAGCGCCTGCAGATGCAGCAGATTCCAGACCTGACCTTTCTAGCCGGCATATCCGGCATCATCGATTCGGTCGAGGGATACGCGGAACCGCACGCGACGGACATGGCGCGCGAGGCTCGGGCGATCGCCAGGCACTTGAAACTCGACGAGCGGACGATCGCCTCCCTTCATATCGCGTGTCTCCTTCACGATTGCGGCATGGCGAACATCCCGCGCGAAATCGTCAAGCAGCCTCGAGCGCTGAACGCCGACGAATGGTTTCTCGTGAAAACCCACCCGCTTCTCGGCGAACTTGCTCTGCGCCGCCACGTGCCGGTGACGGAGGACGTTCCGAGCATCATTCGCTGGCACCATGAAAAATGGGACGGTAGCGGGTATCCCGACCACCTTGTGGGCGATGAGATCCCTCTTGCGGCGCGAATCCTCGCGGTCGTCGACGCCGCCGCCTCGATGAAGGTGGCGAGGTCGTATCGCAAAGCCCTCAATCCCGAACAGATCCGGGTCGAGCTCGGCATCCAGTCGGGGCTTCATTTCGATCCCGTCGTCGTGCGTGCCCGCGAAGCCGTCTGCTCGGCCGCCTCGTCGGCGCCGGAGGGGCGGCCGTGA